A region of the Streptomyces durocortorensis genome:
CCACCGTCGTCGACCCGACGACGTGGCAGTTCAGGCCGTAGCGGTGGCAGGCGAGGGCCAGTGCGTGGGCGTAGATGCCGCTGGAGCTGTCGACGAGCGTGTCACCGGGCTCGACCTGCCCGGTCTCCAGCAGGTGGCGTACGGCGCCGAGCGCCGAGTAGAGCTTCATGGTCTCGAAGCGCAGACAGACCGCTCCCGGAGGGACGGCCACCACGTCGGGCTCCTTGACGGCCTCCGCTATGTGCTCATGCATGTCTCTCTCCTCCTGGTCAGGCGGCAGGCCGACGGTTCAGCTTGAAGAAGTACGCCTGGCAGTTGTCGCCCTCCCAGGTCTGGCGGTGCAGGACCTCCGGCTGGAACCCGGCGTCGACGGCGTACGCGACGATGCGCTTGAGCTCCGAGGTGTTGGCCACGACCAGGTAGATCTCGCCGTCGGGCGCGAGCAGGTCCCGGTCGACGATCTGGTCGAAGAAGCGGACGACGATCTCGGCGCCCACGCAGACGTTGCGGACCACCGTCGGGTCGTCGCTGGTCCGCACGCTCACCGCGGGCGGGTTGAAGGTGATGACGTCGAGGCGGGCGGAGGAGGGGAACTCCTCGAAGAGGTTGGAGACCAGCGGACGGAAGGCGGTGCCGGGGCGGTCCCCGACGACGCGCTCGTAGTGGGCGGCGGCGGTGGCGACGCTGTCCGGGTGGACGTCGGCGGCGTAGATCTCGCGGGCGCCGGCCGTGCCGGCGATCACGGCCTCGACGCCGAGGCCGGCACCGATGGCCGCGTAGGCGCGGCCCTTGAGCGGGATGGTGCCGTCCAGCAGCCGGTCGTGGACGATACGGCTGGTGTCGCCTGGCTTGAAGACGCCGGGCGGCAGGTCGAACGTCCAGCCGTTGTACGCGTATGTGCGGTGCGTGTGGATGTCGGACTTGGAGCTGTTGATGGCGAGGATCTCGTCCCGCGGCAGCGTGTCGGGCAGCGCGTCGAGCAGTGCCCGGGCGTCGCCCCGCGCAGCCGGGTCGCCGGCTGCGGTCAGGTCGGTCATGTGTCCTCCGTGGTCGGGGGTGTGGTGGGTCGTGAGTTCTTCAGGCGCCGGAGACGGACGGGGCGGCCTGATCGGTGGCCTTGAGTGCCCTGCCGAGATCCATGGCGTGGACGAGCTGCCGGGTGAGGGCGGCCCGGGGGGCCCGCAGCACCTGCTGCGGCGTGCCGGTCTCGACGACGTGCCCGCTGTCGATGACGACGATGCGGTGGGCGACGGCGGCGAGGAGTTCCAGGTCGTGGCTGACCCAGAGCAGCGCGGTGCCGTGCCGTTCACGCAGGGCGGCGAGCTCGGCGAGGACGGCGTCGGTCGCGTCGGCGTCCAGGGCGGTGGTGATCTCGTCGCAGACGAGCACGTCGGGTTCGGCGAGTACGGCGCGGGCGAGCGCGGCGCGTTGCAGCTCGCCCCCCGACAGGCGACCCGGTCGGCGTGCGACGGTGTCGGCGGCGAGCCCGAGACGGTCCAGCATCCGAAGGGCCGTGTGCCTGGCCTCGTCGGGTGTGAGTCCCCGCAGCCGTACGGCGGTCCGGGCGACCTGCTCGGCGACCGGGCGCCGTTCGTCGAAGGAGGAGCGCACTTCCTGCCAGACGTACTGCACCCGCCGCTTCTGCTCGGCGGTGCGGCGGCGCAGTACCGGCAGCCGGTCGCCGTCCAGCAGCACGTCGCCGCGGTGGCGTTCGTGGAGTCCGGCGACGCAGCGGGCCAGCGTGGTCTTGCCGCTGCCGGACAGCCCGGCCACGCCGACGCAGGCCCCGGCGGGCAGTTGGAGGCCGACCCCGTGCAGCACGGGGCCCCGGCGGCGGCTGTGGAGGTGGGCGGAGAGGTTCCTCACGTCGAGGACCGGGGGGCCGTCGCCGTCGCCGTCGCGGGGGGCGTGTCGCGTGGTGGCCACCCCGCGCCGGGCGGGCAGGGCGTCGGCGGGGCCCCCCGACGCGGTCACCCGCCCCCGGTGCAGGACGACCACGTGGTCGGCCAGGGCCCGGACGAGGTCGTGGTCGTGGCTGAGGAGCAGGATCGCCAGGCCGGTGCGCGCGAGCTCCGCCAGCTCCCCGGCCAGCCTCATCCGGGTCACCGTGTCCAGGCCGGTGCTCGGCTCGTCGAGGACGAGCACCCGGGGGCGGCACACCAGCGTCTGGGCGAGTGCCACACGCTGGCGCTGCCCGCCCGAGAACTGGTGCGGGAAGCGCCGCTCGGTGTCCCGTCCCGGCGGCAACTGGGCCGCGTCCAGCGCTTCGGCGACGGCCGCCGTAACGGTGGAGGCGGAGTGGTGCAGACGGGCGAGCTCGGCGAGGACGGCTCCGGTGCGGCGGGCCGGGTTCAGGGCGCCGCCCGGGTGCTGGGGCATGTAAGCGACCACCCGCCCGCGCAGCCCGGCGGCGGCCTTCGTGATGCCGTCCTCAGCCACGACGGTCACGCCGTCGGCCGTCACCCCGCCGGTCAGGCGTACCCCCGGGCCCGCCTCACCGAGCAGGGCGAGCGCGGCCGTTGTCTTGCCGCTGCCGGACGGGCCGACGAGCGCGGTGACCCGGCCCTCGTACAGGTCGAGGTCGACCGCGTCGAGGAGCACGCTGTCCCCGGCGCGCGCGGTCAGTGACCGCACGGAGACGATCGGGGTCATCGGACGGCCTCCTGCGTACGGCGGGAGCGGGCAAGCCGGCCATCGGCGAGCAGGTTGAGCCCCACGGTGAACATGACGAGCATCAGGGCGGGCGCCAGTACGGCCCACGGCTGGAGGAGCAGGCCCTCGCGGCTGCGAGAGATGCTCACCGCCCAGTCGGGAGCCGTCGGGTCAAGGCCCAGGCCGAGGAAGTTGGCCGAGCCCACGAGAAACACGGCGAGGGTGATGCGGGTGCCGATGTCGGCGGCGACCGGAGCGAGCACCGAGCGTGCCACGTAGTCCAGTTGGATACGGAGCCGGGACTCGCCCTGCACCCGCAGTGCCTCGGCCACGGGACTGCTCGCCGCGTCCAGGGCCGCGGCCCGCACCAGCCGTGCCACCGGCGGGACGTTGACAGCCGCGATCGCGAGAGTGATGGCGGCGGGCGAGCCACGCCAGCCCACCGCGACCACACTGATCACG
Encoded here:
- a CDS encoding class I SAM-dependent methyltransferase, whose product is MTDLTAAGDPAARGDARALLDALPDTLPRDEILAINSSKSDIHTHRTYAYNGWTFDLPPGVFKPGDTSRIVHDRLLDGTIPLKGRAYAAIGAGLGVEAVIAGTAGAREIYAADVHPDSVATAAAHYERVVGDRPGTAFRPLVSNLFEEFPSSARLDVITFNPPAVSVRTSDDPTVVRNVCVGAEIVVRFFDQIVDRDLLAPDGEIYLVVANTSELKRIVAYAVDAGFQPEVLHRQTWEGDNCQAYFFKLNRRPAA
- a CDS encoding ABC transporter ATP-binding protein is translated as MTPIVSVRSLTARAGDSVLLDAVDLDLYEGRVTALVGPSGSGKTTAALALLGEAGPGVRLTGGVTADGVTVVAEDGITKAAAGLRGRVVAYMPQHPGGALNPARRTGAVLAELARLHHSASTVTAAVAEALDAAQLPPGRDTERRFPHQFSGGQRQRVALAQTLVCRPRVLVLDEPSTGLDTVTRMRLAGELAELARTGLAILLLSHDHDLVRALADHVVVLHRGRVTASGGPADALPARRGVATTRHAPRDGDGDGPPVLDVRNLSAHLHSRRRGPVLHGVGLQLPAGACVGVAGLSGSGKTTLARCVAGLHERHRGDVLLDGDRLPVLRRRTAEQKRRVQYVWQEVRSSFDERRPVAEQVARTAVRLRGLTPDEARHTALRMLDRLGLAADTVARRPGRLSGGELQRAALARAVLAEPDVLVCDEITTALDADATDAVLAELAALRERHGTALLWVSHDLELLAAVAHRIVVIDSGHVVETGTPQQVLRAPRAALTRQLVHAMDLGRALKATDQAAPSVSGA
- a CDS encoding ABC transporter permease encodes the protein MKATAMPMVPVGGLLLALPLGAALFGPLVADPAVPGAYAPYAPGGGESPLGTDGLGRDVLALLLHGGRSALGMALGAVAVACLAGGLIGLLAATARRRWADELLIRPLDVLLPLPTLLVISVVAVGWRGSPAAITLAIAAVNVPPVARLVRAAALDAASSPVAEALRVQGESRLRIQLDYVARSVLAPVAADIGTRITLAVFLVGSANFLGLGLDPTAPDWAVSISRSREGLLLQPWAVLAPALMLVMFTVGLNLLADGRLARSRRTQEAVR